From Glycine max cultivar Williams 82 chromosome 11, Glycine_max_v4.0, whole genome shotgun sequence, the proteins below share one genomic window:
- the LOC100798498 gene encoding uncharacterized protein, translating to MAETSNGNGVYVDEEEQEVVKLKQKTQRVKETLPEVLNRIASAILFPEPAYSGSLLRRIKLSVADHAPLLPEASKNSARDVLLWTRRGTPFRPLFVISVGTVTFVALTALLVFMLFFLAATINAIVISLLISLAAAGGFLALFFAFVTAIYIGALAIAIFAISVTTFWSIVAILIITGFIGFIYTVWLVTRKSFGFAKHSLDVTGSAISSYTTARHAHHLIHTNSK from the exons ATGGCAGAGACTTCCAACGGCAACGGCGTCTACGTCGatgaagaagaacaagaagtaGTAAAGTTGAAGCAGAAAACGCAAAGAGTGAAAGAAACCTTGCCGGAGGTCCTTAACCGCATCGCCTCCGCCATTCTCTTCCCGGAACCTGCCTACTCCGGATCCCTACTTCGCCGGATCAAACTCTCCGTCGCCGACCACGCTCCTCTCCTTCCCGAAGCTTCCAAAAACTCCGCCCGCGACGTTCTCCTCTGGACTCGCCGCGGCACTCCCTTCCGCCCGCTCTTCGTCATCTCc GTTGGGACGGTTACTTTTGTTGCTTTGACAGCACTGCTTGTATTTATGCTTTTCTTTCTAGCTGCAACCATAAATGCCATTGTCATATCGCTGCTGATATCTTTGGCAGCTGCAGGAGGATTCCTGGCTCTTTTCTTTGCTTTTGTTACAGCTATATACATTGGAGCATTAGCAATTGCCATATTTGCTATTTCAGTTACCACATTTTGGTCAATTGTGGCTATTCTGATAATCACAG GTTTTATTGGATTCATTTACACTGTGTGGCTGGTAACTAGAAAAAGCTTTGGATTTGCTAAACACTCCTTGGACGTGACCGGCTCTGCAATTTCATCTTACACTACTGCACGGCATGCCCACCACCTAATACACACGAATTCAAAGTAG